From a single Acidobacteriota bacterium genomic region:
- the tuf gene encoding elongation factor Tu (EF-Tu; promotes GTP-dependent binding of aminoacyl-tRNA to the A-site of ribosomes during protein biosynthesis; when the tRNA anticodon matches the mRNA codon, GTP hydrolysis results; the inactive EF-Tu-GDP leaves the ribosome and release of GDP is promoted by elongation factor Ts; many prokaryotes have two copies of the gene encoding EF-Tu), translating to EGVEMIMPGDNTQITAELIQPVAIEKGSKFAIREGGRTVGAGTVTEIIA from the coding sequence GGAGGGCGTGGAGATGATCATGCCCGGGGACAACACGCAGATTACGGCGGAGTTGATCCAGCCGGTGGCGATTGAGAAGGGCTCGAAGTTCGCGATCCGGGAAGGCGGCCGCACGGTGGGCGCCGGGACGGTCACG